A genomic window from Lactobacillus sp. ESL0677 includes:
- the rsmA gene encoding 16S rRNA (adenine(1518)-N(6)/adenine(1519)-N(6))-dimethyltransferase RsmA → MNNEIPIGSPIRTQAIINRYFVKAKKNLGQNFLVDLDAIQGIVEAAQIQPGDQVIEIGPGIGSLTEQLLYAGAKVFAYEVDDDLPEILNNELPRQIDGVPIKERFELMMKDILQADFKKDLADFFDLTKPVKVVANLPYYITTPIIFFLNESELNFASLTLMMQKEVADRLSAQPGSKAYGPLSIAVQIEMNVAEALTVKSSSFIPRPKVDSSVVVLTPLKQKPDVGDAKHFNWVVKMCFAQRRKTLNNNLKNLISDANKRAELITSLGVDPRIRPEQLSISQFAQIAAVIKQEH, encoded by the coding sequence ATGAATAATGAAATTCCTATTGGCTCGCCGATAAGGACACAGGCAATAATTAACCGCTACTTTGTTAAAGCCAAGAAAAATTTGGGGCAAAACTTCTTAGTTGATTTGGATGCAATCCAAGGAATTGTGGAGGCTGCGCAAATTCAGCCGGGTGATCAGGTAATTGAAATTGGTCCAGGGATTGGGTCGCTGACCGAGCAACTGCTTTATGCTGGCGCTAAGGTTTTTGCTTATGAAGTTGATGATGATCTGCCGGAAATTTTAAACAATGAATTACCAAGGCAAATTGACGGTGTTCCAATTAAGGAACGCTTTGAGTTAATGATGAAGGATATCTTGCAGGCTGATTTTAAAAAAGATTTAGCTGATTTTTTTGATTTAACTAAACCAGTGAAGGTTGTTGCTAACTTGCCGTATTACATTACGACGCCGATTATTTTCTTTTTGAATGAGTCTGAGCTGAATTTTGCTAGTCTTACATTAATGATGCAAAAGGAAGTGGCGGACCGCTTGAGTGCGCAACCGGGCTCAAAAGCTTACGGACCGCTCTCAATTGCGGTGCAAATTGAGATGAATGTGGCTGAAGCACTAACTGTCAAGAGCAGCTCGTTTATTCCACGGCCAAAAGTTGACTCAAGCGTAGTGGTCTTGACGCCGCTGAAACAAAAGCCGGATGTTGGGGATGCCAAGCACTTTAATTGGGTTGTTAAAATGTGCTTTGCCCAACGTCGTAAAACTTTGAATAACAACTTGAAGAACCTAATTTCAGATGCGAATAAGCGGGCAGAGCTGATTACTTCTTTAGGAGTTGATCCTCGGATTCGGCCGGAGCAGCTCTCAATTAGCCAGTTTGCACAAATTGCAGCGGTAATTAAACAAGAGCACTAA
- the glmU gene encoding bifunctional UDP-N-acetylglucosamine diphosphorylase/glucosamine-1-phosphate N-acetyltransferase GlmU, with amino-acid sequence MKKFVVVLAAGKGTRMKSKLYKVLHQVCGKAMVEHVVEAAQAINPDKIVTVVGNGAEEVEKVLDGKSEFALQKEQLGTGDAVLTAQEQLAGQDGATLVITGDTPLFTSQTFQSLFDYHQKKGNAATVLTAQAPNPYGYGRIIRDDQDNVLRIVEQKDGNLEELKIKEINTGVFCFDNQKLFSALKQVTNHNAQGEYYLTDVLEILRNNGERVGAYKMPDFSESLGVNDRIALAQASKIMQKRINEEHMRNGVTFVDPATAYIDTDVKIGNDTVIEANVVIKGHTIIGSDCLITSGSRIVDTKIGNDVTVTSSTLEQAQMDDHTDIGPNSHLRPRAIIREGAHIGNFVEVKNAEIGQNSKVGHLTYVGDATLGKDVNVGCGTIFANYDGVQKDHTTVGDRAFIGSGATLVAPVNVADHAFVAADSTITKDVAKYDMAIARGRQVNKPDYWHKLSLSKSEDWQ; translated from the coding sequence ATGAAAAAGTTTGTAGTTGTCCTTGCCGCTGGTAAGGGTACGCGCATGAAGTCTAAATTGTACAAAGTTTTGCATCAAGTTTGCGGTAAAGCGATGGTTGAGCACGTTGTTGAAGCTGCACAAGCAATCAATCCCGATAAAATTGTGACCGTTGTTGGTAACGGCGCTGAGGAAGTTGAAAAGGTGCTGGACGGCAAGTCCGAATTTGCTTTGCAAAAAGAGCAGTTAGGTACTGGGGATGCGGTCTTAACGGCGCAAGAGCAATTAGCGGGGCAAGATGGTGCTACACTGGTAATTACTGGAGACACACCACTGTTTACCAGCCAAACTTTTCAGAGTCTGTTTGACTACCACCAAAAAAAGGGTAATGCGGCTACTGTTCTGACGGCGCAAGCACCTAATCCTTATGGCTATGGCCGCATTATTCGCGACGACCAAGACAATGTTTTGCGGATTGTTGAGCAAAAGGACGGCAATCTTGAGGAACTTAAGATTAAGGAAATCAACACTGGTGTGTTCTGCTTTGACAACCAAAAGCTCTTTAGTGCCCTCAAGCAAGTTACAAATCACAACGCTCAAGGTGAATATTATCTGACTGATGTTTTGGAAATTTTGCGCAACAATGGCGAACGTGTTGGTGCTTATAAGATGCCCGACTTTAGCGAAAGTTTAGGTGTCAACGACCGAATTGCATTAGCGCAAGCTAGCAAAATTATGCAAAAACGAATTAACGAAGAACACATGCGCAATGGCGTAACTTTTGTTGACCCAGCAACTGCCTATATCGATACTGATGTCAAAATCGGTAATGATACCGTGATTGAAGCTAACGTTGTTATTAAGGGTCATACAATTATCGGCAGCGATTGTTTGATTACTTCTGGTTCCAGAATTGTGGATACTAAGATTGGTAATGACGTCACAGTCACTTCATCAACGCTTGAACAGGCACAAATGGACGACCACACTGATATCGGTCCTAATTCGCATTTGCGGCCCAGAGCAATTATTCGTGAAGGTGCTCATATTGGTAATTTTGTCGAAGTTAAAAATGCAGAAATTGGGCAAAATTCTAAGGTGGGCCACTTAACTTATGTTGGTGATGCCACTTTAGGCAAAGACGTTAACGTTGGCTGCGGCACCATCTTTGCAAATTATGATGGTGTTCAAAAAGACCATACAACGGTTGGCGATCGTGCTTTCATTGGCTCCGGTGCCACTTTGGTTGCGCCCGTTAATGTGGCCGATCATGCCTTTGTTGCCGCTGACTCAACGATTACAAAAGACGTTGCTAAATATGACATGGCAATTGCTCGCGGTCGTCAGGTTAATAAGCCAGATTATTGGCACAAACTTTCTTTGTCAAAGAGTGAAGATTGGCAATAA
- a CDS encoding SLAP domain-containing protein has protein sequence MKFNHKLMMVSAAVLLGASPIVSGVQATTVQAAKKSSTNKSASKKGTIQFSHNAYVYDKNGKRLKKYMGEAKYTKIAKGISVNYSGKKRINGKLYYAIGNGAFVKAGNVGYVDGKKVTTTSTSQVTATLKRNAYIYDASGKTNKKKIKKNTKVTVDQLIYIGSKLYYRISGQSNQFIKSANVASTSSTLKPVNSKPAQKPNKPAKPTGDNQTAATVITLSRNAYIYDGQGNTNKKLVKKGQQVTVDQLQYIGSKLYYRINDSNYPGKDQWIKKSNVGVVTGTQLKPANSQPTADANSTLITLGRDSHVYDAQGVAQATNTFPKGYTARVTELRYIWVAADNKAELFYALQSDKNGFIKDDDVSALSGVKLSPVNTSQSAQEAITVATATDKSDLQTALNQDATVKSSDAYKLAAKSLRDAYDTAAAAASQVNSSQTATVSQVKDALAKLTAAKSALNGKKVIVADLNNLTMAEASQIVQLAASANNVDASAVQFSNNNTTLTISGTNGFQQTLNVADYATTTK, from the coding sequence ATGAAGTTTAATCATAAGTTGATGATGGTTTCGGCTGCAGTATTGCTTGGCGCTAGCCCAATTGTTAGTGGTGTGCAGGCAACTACTGTGCAAGCTGCCAAGAAATCTTCGACTAATAAGAGCGCCTCAAAGAAAGGGACAATTCAATTTAGTCATAATGCTTATGTTTATGATAAGAATGGCAAGCGCTTGAAGAAGTACATGGGTGAAGCTAAGTACACTAAGATTGCCAAGGGCATATCAGTTAATTATTCTGGTAAAAAGAGAATCAATGGTAAATTGTATTATGCAATTGGCAATGGCGCCTTTGTTAAGGCAGGTAACGTTGGCTACGTTGATGGCAAAAAGGTGACTACTACTTCGACATCACAGGTTACCGCAACGCTCAAGCGTAACGCATATATCTATGATGCAAGCGGCAAGACCAACAAGAAAAAGATTAAAAAGAATACTAAAGTTACAGTTGACCAATTGATCTATATTGGCTCTAAGCTCTATTACAGAATTAGCGGCCAAAGTAATCAATTTATCAAGTCAGCTAACGTGGCATCTACTTCTTCTACATTAAAGCCTGTTAATAGTAAACCGGCGCAAAAGCCAAATAAGCCAGCTAAGCCAACTGGTGATAACCAAACTGCTGCAACAGTAATTACGCTGAGCCGCAACGCCTATATTTATGATGGTCAAGGCAATACTAATAAAAAGTTGGTTAAAAAAGGCCAACAGGTTACTGTCGATCAATTGCAATATATTGGCAGCAAACTTTACTATCGTATTAATGATAGTAATTACCCAGGTAAGGACCAATGGATTAAGAAGAGTAACGTTGGTGTAGTTACTGGCACCCAATTAAAGCCAGCAAACAGCCAACCGACTGCTGATGCTAACTCAACTTTAATTACTTTGGGACGCGATAGTCACGTTTATGACGCTCAAGGTGTAGCACAAGCAACTAATACTTTTCCTAAGGGTTATACAGCTCGTGTAACTGAATTACGCTATATTTGGGTTGCTGCTGATAATAAGGCAGAATTATTTTACGCTTTGCAAAGTGATAAGAATGGCTTCATCAAGGATGATGATGTTAGTGCCCTTAGTGGTGTCAAATTGTCGCCAGTTAATACCTCACAATCTGCGCAAGAAGCAATTACGGTTGCTACAGCTACGGATAAGAGTGACTTGCAAACTGCTTTAAACCAAGATGCAACAGTTAAGAGCAGCGATGCTTATAAGCTAGCTGCTAAGTCTTTGCGTGACGCTTATGACACTGCTGCAGCAGCTGCTAGTCAAGTTAACAGTTCACAAACTGCAACTGTTAGTCAGGTTAAGGATGCCTTAGCTAAGTTAACGGCTGCAAAAAGTGCCCTTAATGGTAAAAAGGTGATAGTTGCTGATTTAAACAATTTAACAATGGCTGAAGCTAGTCAAATTGTCCAATTAGCAGCAAGTGCCAATAATGTTGACGCTAGTGCAGTTCAATTTAGTAATAACAATACGACTTTGACAATTAGCGGTACCAATGGCTTCCAACAAACATTAAATGTTGCGGATTACGCTACAACTACTAAATAA
- a CDS encoding TatD family hydrolase — MELIDNHTHLQDEPFRGKEEFYIDRAKQLGVTKMICAGQDPDFNKRAIDLSQRFDNVYAMVGYCPDVAKDYNQQAEDLLIEQLQTPGVVAMGEIGLDYYWDESPRDVQKRVLARQIEVAHELHLPVDIHTRDAFSDCYDILQSSNLEYGAILHSFNGDVSWLQKFMKLNVCFSYSGVVSFTKATEVHESARQTPLDRLLIETDAPFLTPKPYRGRQNEPGNVYYVAQAIAELKNIPIEEVAAATYANTVRVYGLN, encoded by the coding sequence ATGGAATTAATTGATAATCATACACACTTACAGGATGAACCTTTTCGGGGTAAGGAAGAATTTTACATTGATCGTGCTAAGCAATTAGGCGTTACGAAGATGATTTGTGCGGGGCAAGACCCAGACTTTAACAAGCGGGCGATTGATCTTAGTCAGCGCTTTGATAATGTCTATGCGATGGTCGGTTATTGCCCTGATGTGGCTAAGGATTACAATCAGCAGGCTGAAGACTTGCTAATTGAGCAGTTGCAGACACCCGGTGTTGTCGCAATGGGTGAGATAGGGCTTGACTACTATTGGGACGAATCACCGCGTGATGTGCAAAAAAGAGTATTGGCACGTCAGATTGAAGTAGCTCATGAATTGCATTTGCCGGTTGATATTCATACGCGCGATGCGTTTAGTGATTGCTATGATATTTTGCAAAGCAGCAATCTGGAATACGGTGCGATTCTGCACAGCTTTAACGGGGATGTTTCGTGGCTTCAGAAGTTTATGAAGCTAAATGTTTGTTTTTCATACTCTGGTGTAGTTTCCTTTACTAAGGCAACCGAAGTCCACGAGTCCGCAAGGCAAACACCGCTCGACAGACTGCTAATCGAGACGGATGCGCCGTTTTTGACGCCAAAACCGTATCGTGGCAGACAAAATGAGCCGGGGAATGTCTACTATGTGGCTCAGGCAATTGCTGAACTGAAAAATATTCCAATAGAAGAGGTTGCTGCGGCAACTTACGCAAATACTGTGAGAGTTTATGGTCTTAACTAA
- the purR gene encoding pur operon repressor yields the protein MKRSERLVDMTKRLMERPHELIPLPFFAKQYGAAKSSISEDLTILKHTLAANQDGILETVAGAAGGVRYVPFWGKKHAQNYLTDLASRIEDPDRILAGGFVYLSDILGNPQDLERIGKLIATRYAYSNIDVVMTIETKGIALAQAVARYLNVPFIIARKRSKVTEGAAMSVNYISSSLDRVSKMELPTRVLSENSNVLLVDDFMMAGGTLTGMQQLVKEFNSNIAGICVLCEADFDDVKLIEGHLSLVKIKKVDAAKRVILAEPGNFAVHTDFNRF from the coding sequence ATGAAACGTTCAGAGAGATTAGTTGATATGACCAAGCGGTTGATGGAGCGACCACACGAATTAATTCCGTTGCCATTCTTCGCCAAACAATATGGTGCCGCAAAGTCATCAATTTCTGAAGATTTGACTATTTTGAAGCACACTTTGGCTGCTAATCAAGATGGCATTTTAGAGACAGTGGCTGGAGCTGCTGGTGGGGTAAGGTATGTTCCTTTTTGGGGTAAGAAGCATGCGCAAAACTACTTGACTGACCTAGCTTCTCGGATCGAAGATCCAGATCGTATTTTGGCAGGAGGGTTTGTTTATCTGTCCGATATCTTAGGTAATCCGCAAGATTTGGAACGAATTGGTAAATTGATTGCCACTCGTTACGCCTATTCAAATATTGATGTTGTCATGACGATTGAAACCAAGGGGATTGCCTTGGCTCAGGCAGTTGCTCGCTATTTAAATGTTCCCTTCATTATTGCCCGCAAGCGTTCCAAGGTAACAGAAGGTGCTGCCATGTCTGTTAACTATATTTCTTCTTCACTTGATCGGGTATCTAAAATGGAATTACCAACTAGAGTGCTAAGCGAGAATTCTAACGTTTTGCTTGTCGACGATTTTATGATGGCCGGTGGGACACTAACAGGGATGCAGCAATTGGTTAAAGAATTTAATAGTAACATTGCTGGAATCTGCGTTTTGTGTGAAGCCGACTTTGATGATGTTAAATTAATTGAAGGTCACCTTTCTTTAGTGAAAATTAAAAAGGTTGATGCTGCTAAACGCGTTATTCTGGCTGAGCCTGGCAACTTTGCGGTACATACCGATTTTAACCGCTTTTAG
- a CDS encoding Veg family protein, producing MPTSIITIKHELDSHLGDPLTVVARAGRKKITKRRGILKETFRAVFVVDLDQDQNNFKHVSYSYTDLLTKNITLKFDDGANAAEA from the coding sequence GTGCCAACATCAATTATTACCATTAAACATGAGTTAGATTCACATTTAGGTGATCCTTTAACAGTAGTCGCAAGAGCCGGTCGGAAGAAGATAACTAAGAGACGGGGAATTTTGAAAGAAACTTTTCGTGCTGTCTTTGTTGTCGATTTAGACCAAGATCAAAATAATTTTAAGCATGTTTCATACAGTTATACTGATTTGTTAACCAAAAATATTACATTAAAATTTGATGATGGAGCTAATGCGGCCGAAGCATAA
- the rnmV gene encoding ribonuclease M5, translating to MVLTKKQFNAVVVVEGKDDTIRLKQFFPGIETIETNGSDVPQSVLTELKELIKKRDVIVLTDPDLNGERIRRLVTQAIPTAKQAFITRKEGVPQKRGNSLGVEHASKEALTRALSDLHEAKFEQSDLTKAAYQHLGLASGQGSRKLREQVGIKLSVGYGNAKQFYKRLHTFGITLAALTAAVKEAKDE from the coding sequence ATGGTCTTAACTAAAAAACAATTTAATGCAGTTGTGGTCGTTGAGGGAAAAGACGACACAATTAGGCTAAAGCAATTTTTTCCGGGCATCGAAACGATTGAAACTAACGGCTCAGATGTGCCACAATCGGTTTTAACAGAATTAAAGGAACTAATTAAAAAGCGGGATGTCATTGTCTTGACCGATCCTGATTTAAACGGTGAACGCATTCGCCGGTTAGTGACGCAAGCAATTCCTACTGCTAAACAAGCATTCATCACTCGTAAGGAAGGAGTCCCGCAAAAGCGGGGCAACTCATTAGGGGTTGAGCATGCATCTAAAGAAGCATTAACGCGTGCTTTAAGTGACCTTCATGAAGCGAAATTTGAGCAGAGTGATTTGACTAAAGCAGCTTATCAGCATTTAGGCTTGGCTAGTGGCCAAGGTTCGCGTAAATTGCGTGAACAAGTTGGAATTAAGTTGAGTGTAGGTTATGGTAATGCTAAACAGTTTTATAAGAGGCTGCATACTTTTGGAATAACGCTTGCGGCATTAACTGCGGCTGTTAAGGAGGCAAAAGATGAATAA
- a CDS encoding MupG family TIM beta-alpha barrel fold protein, which translates to MIGFSIYLGLDLTAQDYNYLIAMRNAGFTTVFTSLHIPEDDAQVVLQRLSELTKWCQNLDLDVIADVSKSGLARLGVAIEDIEQVKALNLTGLRIDDGIDFSLVAKLSKEMPLALNASTLSSDDIASLREHGANFDYLEAWHNYYPRPETGLDREWLKEKNAWLHQNGLKTMAFVAGDNIKRGPIGAGLPTLEEQRGENPLAAALELQKLGCDRVFIGDPSLKPVTITSFTNYLKQDAITLHVTGVPSQLAEQTWHNRPDVARDVVRLVEGRRRQLFSIEPQSEIASRPQGTITCDNSRYLRYQGELQVAKVDLPADKRVNVIGHVIEEDLPLLAQIDANRTIIFEVIN; encoded by the coding sequence ATGATAGGTTTTTCAATCTACTTGGGACTTGATTTGACTGCCCAAGATTATAATTACTTAATTGCAATGCGGAATGCCGGGTTTACGACTGTTTTTACGTCATTGCATATTCCAGAAGACGACGCTCAGGTTGTACTGCAGCGGTTAAGTGAGCTAACGAAATGGTGTCAAAATCTTGATCTTGATGTAATTGCGGATGTGTCAAAGAGTGGTTTGGCAAGACTGGGCGTGGCAATTGAGGATATTGAGCAAGTTAAAGCGCTGAATTTAACTGGTTTAAGAATTGACGATGGAATTGACTTTAGTCTTGTTGCTAAATTGTCAAAAGAAATGCCGCTTGCTTTAAATGCTAGCACTCTCAGCAGTGATGACATTGCGTCTTTGCGTGAGCATGGCGCTAATTTCGATTATCTTGAAGCTTGGCACAATTATTATCCACGGCCTGAAACTGGACTTGATCGGGAATGGCTCAAGGAAAAGAATGCGTGGCTGCACCAAAATGGGCTGAAGACGATGGCCTTTGTTGCTGGTGATAATATTAAGCGGGGACCAATTGGTGCTGGGCTACCTACTTTAGAAGAGCAGCGGGGGGAAAATCCGTTGGCTGCCGCGTTAGAATTACAAAAATTGGGTTGTGATCGTGTGTTTATTGGCGATCCTAGCCTTAAACCTGTGACAATCACTAGTTTTACCAATTATTTGAAGCAAGATGCCATTACTTTGCATGTAACTGGGGTACCAAGTCAATTAGCAGAACAAACGTGGCATAATCGACCTGATGTTGCGCGGGATGTTGTGCGCTTAGTTGAGGGTAGAAGGCGGCAGTTGTTTAGCATAGAGCCGCAATCTGAAATTGCGTCTCGCCCGCAAGGTACAATTACTTGTGATAACAGTCGTTATTTGCGTTACCAAGGCGAGTTGCAAGTTGCTAAGGTAGATTTGCCAGCGGATAAGCGCGTAAATGTTATCGGACATGTAATAGAGGAAGATTTACCACTTTTAGCACAAATCGATGCTAATCGCACAATTATCTTTGAAGTAATTAATTAA